The region AACAAGATTTACCTATGGAACCTTTCAGATATTTCCCCAGGTGTATCTTCTTTTGTCTAGTCCgattttgtattcttttgctATAAGAAAAGTATAATCATAAGACTAGCACTGTCTTAAGTTCTGTGACTCAAGCTGGTGAATTATTGAACCTGAGGGCATTCCCTTGATTATCTGGCATCTAGCAAATCATTGCAAGTAACGGAGTCCCTTAATTTTGGCCAGCTGATCTGAAGTGAGGGTGGCCTGGGAACTCCTGAATGTGTGCCTGGTGTCTGAAGTGAAGACAGTCCTGCAGACACTGTTCCCTCACTCTGTGGTTTGGTGAACACTTTGTAGCAACCAAGGGCAGTGGGAAAATCAAGCCAAGTTGAAGCTCATCAAAGGCCACCTAAAATCACCAGGGAGCTCTGGATCTAGGATGAACCTATAGAGATGGTTGGAACTGGTGCCAAGGGGCCAAATATCATGGGATGTGGGCAGCTGCAGAAGGAGATGTCACCTTGGTTACAGTGGCCCTCGGCATCTGAGGCAGGTCCCTATGGGAGCTGATGCTGAGGTCTGTGTGGCACACCTGACATTTGGAGCAACATTTCCCTCATCTCTAATATGACATCATTTCTCTTATGTAGTAAAATTATCTAATGGAAAATTAGACATCTTATCCATTTTAAGTGTCCCATTCAGGGaaattaagtatattcacattgctgtacaaccatcatcaccatctaTCTCCATGaatcttttcatcttgcaaatggGAAAATCATTATTTCCCAATTAAATGCTAACTCCCTGTTCCCTCTTCTCCTGTCCCCTGACAACCAACATTCTACTCCATGTCTCTATAGATTTCACCACTTTAGATGCCTCACATAAATGaatttatacagtatttgtcctttcatGTCTGGCTGTGAAACTGATGAGATGTTAGATGGAATGGGAAAAAGATTTATCAAAATACTGGAAGTCCCAGTTTTCTATGAATGTGCCAGttgataagtatttattcaaaTTTAGTATTAATGCTATCCCATTTCAATTCCAAAATATCTTGgattggaaaggaaaataaatactcTAACTTCTCAAGCATCTGACCACAATCATGAAGGagcaaaaatatggaaaaaggagaagaatCACTGGGAAcctgaagaaagaataaataccaAAAAGGAGGGGTACAATTTTTCATAATGATACAATCAAGGCAGTTCAGGACCAAGAGTCCTGGGTAATTAATGCACGGGAAAGTGAGAGGAGCAACTGACAGTATGTGCATAAACCTGGAGGGACTCTCACTGAAGTACAGAGTACAAGAGACCTCTGAATCCATTAGAGTTGTGctaagaggaaaaaatgtgtaGACAGAGAGCAGATCCATATGGATACAAATACACTATAAACTGTGGATTCAGAATTTCTTGTTATACATGTTCTATTTTCCTACTATCATCAGTGTATGAGCAAAAAAAGATCCATAGGTATAAAATTAGGCTATTCTTCTGATCACCCTCCATAGAGCACTCTTGATGTccctgttcctcaggctgtagatgaaggggttcagcatgggggtgACCACAGTGCACATCACTGAGGCGACTGCACCCTTCCTCAGGGAGGATGACACAGTGGAGCTGAGGTACACCCCAAGGCCTGTTccataaaataagcaaacaactgaCAGGTGAGAgccacaggtggagaaggccttaTACTTCCCCCCTGATGATGGGACTCTCAGAATGGAGGAAACAATTTGAGTGTAAGAGAAAAGGATCCCTGAGAGTGGAACACCACCAATGATAGCACCCAAAAAATAGATCAATATGTTATTAATGGAGGTGTCAGAACAGGCAAGGTTGAGGAGTTGAGAAGGGTcacaaaagaaatgaggaatttCCACATCTGCACAGAAGGTGAGTTGTGACACCATCAAGTAGTGCAGCTGGGAGTCCAAAAGACTGATGAAAAATGACAGCAGGACACACATGCCACAGAGGCGGGGGTTCATGACGACCAGGTAGTGTAGAGGCTGACAAATGGCCACCAACCGGTCATAAGCCATCACAGCCAGAAGTAGACTCTCCAAACTTCCAAATAGAGTAAAAAACGTGACCTGAGTTAGGCAGCCTGCATAGGTGATGGACTTGCTGTATGTCTGGAGGTTCACCAGCATCTTGGGGACTGTAGTGCTGCTGAAACTGATGTCAGCCAGGgacagattggaaaggaagaagtacataggtgtgtggaggtgggagtcaGAGATGATggccaggatgatgagcaggttccCCAGCATGGTCACCAGGTACATGGCCAGGAACAGGCCAAACAGAAGAGTCTGCAGCTCTGGGTCATCTGACAGTCCCAGGAGGAAGAATTCAGAGTCACCTGTTTGATTCTGTGGTACTATGCAGATAGGACAcagtttgaaaaagaagagtgtgctgaataaatgaaacaagTGTAGACACATCCATTTTTTGCATTCAAGCAATTCACAAATAAAGGAATCACACTTGTGCTTGAGGACCaaacaccacccacccacccaccaccaccccttACCCTTCAGCAACATTTCTCAGTTGGGAACTGATTTAGAACTCTTTCCTTATAGATGTCTGGGCTTTTTACCTGTTTCTGTAAACAACCACTTTAGAAACACTGGCTCaaagaatattagaaaagaaaggacACTGCAGATTAAAAATTTCCATCAATAGCAAAATATCAGCCTTCTACTTTGGAAGTAAAAATATGGAATGGGATATAttgttttctaaggaaaaatCATCTTAATTGGAAGACACTAAGAAGCAGCTTAATGTACTGTATCTCACTCAGATGCAGTACCAGAAATTCCCTTAATCTAGAATGTAGTCTTGAAGAGCTACAACCACATTAACTGCATTCTAACTTAGAATAAGCAGTTAGATTTTTGTATGGCAATTATCTTCAAGGGTTTTCATCTTTACTTGGATTTGTGACATCTATCTTCCAGGGAGACAAGTATTCACTCAAATGTGTGGGTTGTCTGGTCCAAGTCAGTCCTTCAACTCTAactcaaatatgtatattttgtgccTTAGTGGACTTCACGTTTTGCAAAATATGTCTTTGTTAAATGCACAAAATCATACAGCACCCCTGATCCTAAAAATGATGTTAGTTTATACTACACCaatgattaaataataattcatttttacgAATACcctgtattcatttttctttagtgaAAGCTTATTGTCTGTCAATGATACACAGTCTCAGAGAAACATTTGCACTTGAGTTTCCACTTTACTGTTATTGTTCATCGTGGCTgtataaatttcttaaatttgacTCTAACCACAGACATTGGTAAAAGTTGATTTCTCATCAAATCCAACCCCCTAATGAACAGTGGGCAAACTGAGAACCAAAGCCATACCTCAAACCATAAATTGGCCTCCTTATGCCAGCTTAAATGCTTTTCAATCAGTTCTTCCTGAGAGAGATAGAATTGCACTTCCTCTCAATTCAACTCCTGGAacttatggacacagacaacagtgtggtgattgtggtagGGGTGTGTGGGTgtaggtggaagagggtgtatgggggttaaatggtaatggaaaatatacaataaaataaaaacataacaaagaaatgTGGTGATGGGCTGACCATAACCTGgaaccaattaaatcagaacttGTACATGTAAGTCCTTTGGGCATACTATCATAAAGCCAGAGCTGAGAACCATTCTCAGACAATGaataaacattgtatataggaatTCCTTTCCATATCATTTTTACCCACTTCCCATATTAAACTATAAGTATGTAATAATCCATGCTGTAGAATTTTTGCTCAttactgaaaaaacctgtggggttttttcccttcCCTGCATCAACTTCCCCTGCACTTCAGTTGTCTGAAGGCAAACACTGTCATGACTCTGATGGATGCAtttttcttacaatatttttataatattagtaGTGAGTTATGCATTCATAGTAGTTTTCCTAAAAACTTACCACATACTACACACACTGTTCCCTGCGTCTCATTTACCACAGCATGGCATTTTAAGTCTCTTTGTGATATTCATACATGTGTTGCAACACTTTAAGTGATGTCTAATATTACCTGTGGgttaaacttcattttattcttcaattgTTTTCTGTGACAGTGGTTAAGAAAATTCTTATGCCCCTCTCCACATCACATAAGTGAGCATTTCTTAAAGACATAGGCATAAAATATTTGAGTtgtaaataaatggatatatgTGCAGTTTTACCATTAATTACCTATATTGATTTtcccaatagaaaaatgagacaaaaaataattGCCAAGGTGTGAAATTAGCAAGTTCCCTGACATCTGACTAGCAGTAGTCTTTTCATGGTAGAACCACATGAAAATCCCATCTCGTATGGGGAATGGTATTTCCATATCTGAGCTTTACAAAATGTGCTCACACATGTGTCACTTTTCATAGAAACCCCTAGAATCCACACATTCATTCAGTAAAAGTCCATGCAAACCTCTGGCTCCACTTTGCTAATTCACAGGtgaactcccccccccccctccaatTCCAAGAGAAGGGATTGGTGGGTAAGCCTCCGTTTGCTTATCTGAGGATAAAACAGGTTTGGAAAGAAGCAATCATTGTGCAGCTCTGAGTTCCCCAGCTGCCAGACACTCAATGTGAAGTGTGTGTGATATCTACACTCCTCTGACTTGGTATCTCTTACATAGAAATGGGAGAATAACAACCACCTCTGGGAAACATGTGACATCCAACAGAGGTTTGCCCTCCAGAAGTGTTCAGTCATGCTTTTGAAATCAGGTTGAAATAGTTAGGGTTTGCTGATGAAAACAATCATGAGAAAGGTGTAATGACATATTATTCCATCAGATAGCAGTGAAGGGAGGAAGCCTATAAGATCCCAGATAATTGGTTCACAGAGTGAGTGGAAATCCTAACATGTGTCTCAGTCCACACTATAAGatttagttctctttctcttttcctctctttttttcatttttttctgtttatgaaaattactgtttttctttatatttaagtgttGTAGATTCTATTAATGAAAATTGATTGATAGGTTTCTTAGAAAATCAGTACTATTGATGCATGCAAGCATGGTTTACCTCCCGTCTAGTCCTACGAGACATTGCTGGAAGAATGAAAGCACAGGAAGGACAGCACCTGTTGTGTGGGAGCAATATTGCctactctctgtttctgagaTCCAAGGCAGAGTCTGTTCGGTATATAACAGAGATTATGATTGTTCTCTGTGAGCAGAGTGTAGGCCCTGGGTGATCAGAAATGAATTGGACCATTGTTTCCCTCCACGTATTCAGAATCAGCCTGTATAAGAACCAAAATATCTGAAACTTTCCATGTTGGTGCCCTCCCCTCCATTTGCCCCAACTCTCCTATATGTCCTaatgatgaaagagaaaatgccCCTGACAGTCTCTTCTCCATCCATCATCTCCATAGTACTTACGGGACTGTTCTGTCTCTGCTGCAGTAGGACCAGGCAGTGAGAATCCACTGCTGCTGCCCTGCATGGGCACTAAAGGTTCAGGCTCCATCCCCAGGGCTGGCAGTTGGCCGAGTTTGTCATGGGCCTCCTGATGCAGTGACGTGAGACAAGAAGACTCAGATGTGAAACCCACTGGACTGAGATGGGGAACTTCAAGGATTGGAGGCAACACTGATGATCTATTCTTGCATGAACTTGGGAGAGCAATGCTCACAGCTCACAATTAGCCAAATCAGTCTGTGTTATCCCAGTCTCTGAGGACTTGCTATTATTAACAGAAGAGGGAAATGAAAGGTACTTCCAAGGATTTGGCCCCTTGTCAGAAGGAAGCTCCCTTGTACTCCTCACTTTCAACTTCCAAGTTGCAGGAATTTCATAAATTCAGACAagtttttttcagttaaaaaaagcAATGTCTGACTTGTA is a window of Phyllostomus discolor isolate MPI-MPIP mPhyDis1 chromosome 8, mPhyDis1.pri.v3, whole genome shotgun sequence DNA encoding:
- the LOC114503375 gene encoding olfactory receptor 18-like, giving the protein MYLVTMLGNLLIILAIISDSHLHTPMYFFLSNLSLADISFSSTTVPKMLVNLQTYSKSITYAGCLTQVTFFTLFGSLESLLLAVMAYDRLVAICQPLHYLVVMNPRLCGMCVLLSFFISLLDSQLHYLMVSQLTFCADVEIPHFFCDPSQLLNLACSDTSINNILIYFLGAIIGGVPLSGILFSYTQIVSSILRVPSSGGKYKAFSTCGSHLSVVCLFYGTGLGVYLSSTVSSSLRKGAVASVMCTVVTPMLNPFIYSLRNRDIKSALWRVIRRIA